A single genomic interval of Eurosta solidaginis isolate ZX-2024a chromosome 3, ASM4086904v1, whole genome shotgun sequence harbors:
- the LOC137243614 gene encoding ecdysone receptor-like isoform X2 codes for MPITMMKRRWSNNGGFAFRMLEDSSTEVTSSSNALGLGATLSPSPLDSPVYGDQDLWYDAAFNGHGGNGVINAAHGCAALLPPQTTIIPLPPLGGVNNMNVNSNGNHTNGTNFGHINGNGGGNGAGGGGANGSVMAHNHQLNNGHMGNSQNNNNNNNNINLNMNNNNNNTNMLHATLNHGLMNGLMSGVLGMNGVIQHNGLNNLQQHTPRSDSANSISSGMFLQGSNKFST; via the coding sequence ATGCCAATAACAATGATGAAACGACGTTGGTCGAATAATGGCGGTTTTGCCTTTCGCATGCTTGAAGATTCTTCTACTGAAGTAACTTCATCATCCAATGCGCTTGGACTTGGCGCCACACTATCGCCCTCACCACTCGATTCACCCGTTTATGGCGATCAAGATCTTTGGTATGATGCCGCTTTCAATGGTCACGGTGGCAATGGTGTCATAAACGCAGCACATGGTTGCGCTGCATTGCTGCCGCCACAAACTACCATTATACCATTACCGCCACTAGGTGGCGTTAACAATATGAATGTTAATAGTAATGGTAATCATACAAATGGCACAAATTTTGGGCATATTAATGGCAATGGTGGGGGAAATGgtgctggtggtggtggtgcaAACGGTAGTGTGATGGCACATAATCACCAGCTGAACAATGGGCATATGGGAAATtcacaaaataataataataacaataataatattaatttaaatatgaataacaacaacaataacaccaaTATGTTACATGCAACCTTAAATCATGGATTGATGAATGGTTTGATGAGTGGTGTATTAGGTATGAATGGTGTTATACAACATAATGGACTTAACAATTTGCAGCAGCATACACCACGTAGCGATTCAGCGAATTCGATATCATCAG
- the LOC137243614 gene encoding ecdysone receptor-like isoform X1 has translation MPITMMKRRWSNNGGFAFRMLEDSSTEVTSSSNALGLGATLSPSPLDSPVYGDQDLWYDAAFNGHGGNGVINAAHGCAALLPPQTTIIPLPPLGGVNNMNVNSNGNHTNGTNFGHINGNGGGNGAGGGGANGSVMAHNHQLNNGHMGNSQNNNNNNNNINLNMNNNNNNTNMLHATLNHGLMNGLMSGVLGMNGVIQHNGLNNLQQHTPRSDSANSISSGMFEIMLLQVQHGMQV, from the coding sequence ATGCCAATAACAATGATGAAACGACGTTGGTCGAATAATGGCGGTTTTGCCTTTCGCATGCTTGAAGATTCTTCTACTGAAGTAACTTCATCATCCAATGCGCTTGGACTTGGCGCCACACTATCGCCCTCACCACTCGATTCACCCGTTTATGGCGATCAAGATCTTTGGTATGATGCCGCTTTCAATGGTCACGGTGGCAATGGTGTCATAAACGCAGCACATGGTTGCGCTGCATTGCTGCCGCCACAAACTACCATTATACCATTACCGCCACTAGGTGGCGTTAACAATATGAATGTTAATAGTAATGGTAATCATACAAATGGCACAAATTTTGGGCATATTAATGGCAATGGTGGGGGAAATGgtgctggtggtggtggtgcaAACGGTAGTGTGATGGCACATAATCACCAGCTGAACAATGGGCATATGGGAAATtcacaaaataataataataacaataataatattaatttaaatatgaataacaacaacaataacaccaaTATGTTACATGCAACCTTAAATCATGGATTGATGAATGGTTTGATGAGTGGTGTATTAGGTATGAATGGTGTTATACAACATAATGGACTTAACAATTTGCAGCAGCATACACCACGTAGCGATTCAGCGAATTCGATATCATCAG
- the LOC137243614 gene encoding ecdysone receptor-like isoform X3 → MPITMMKRRWSNNGGFAFRMLEDSSTEVTSSSNALGLGATLSPSPLDSPVYGDQDLWYDAAFNGHGGNGVINAAHGCAALLPPQTTIIPLPPLGGVNNMNVNSNGNHTNGTNFGHINGNGGGNGAGGGGANGSVMAHNHQLNNGHMGNSQNNNNNNNNINLNMNNNNNNTNMLHATLNHGLMNGLMSGVLGMNGVIQHNGLNNLQQHTPRSDSANSISSGTFLLNEKK, encoded by the coding sequence ATGCCAATAACAATGATGAAACGACGTTGGTCGAATAATGGCGGTTTTGCCTTTCGCATGCTTGAAGATTCTTCTACTGAAGTAACTTCATCATCCAATGCGCTTGGACTTGGCGCCACACTATCGCCCTCACCACTCGATTCACCCGTTTATGGCGATCAAGATCTTTGGTATGATGCCGCTTTCAATGGTCACGGTGGCAATGGTGTCATAAACGCAGCACATGGTTGCGCTGCATTGCTGCCGCCACAAACTACCATTATACCATTACCGCCACTAGGTGGCGTTAACAATATGAATGTTAATAGTAATGGTAATCATACAAATGGCACAAATTTTGGGCATATTAATGGCAATGGTGGGGGAAATGgtgctggtggtggtggtgcaAACGGTAGTGTGATGGCACATAATCACCAGCTGAACAATGGGCATATGGGAAATtcacaaaataataataataacaataataatattaatttaaatatgaataacaacaacaataacaccaaTATGTTACATGCAACCTTAAATCATGGATTGATGAATGGTTTGATGAGTGGTGTATTAGGTATGAATGGTGTTATACAACATAATGGACTTAACAATTTGCAGCAGCATACACCACGTAGCGATTCAGCGAATTCGATATCATCAG